One window of the Klebsiella sp. WP3-W18-ESBL-02 genome contains the following:
- the fucA gene encoding L-fuculose-phosphate aldolase: MERNKLARQIIDTCLEMTRLGLNQGTAGNVSVRYQGGMLITPTGIPYEKLTESHIVYIDANGQHEQGKLPSSEWRFHMAAYQTRPDAHAVVHNHAVHCTAVSILNRPIPAIHYMIAAAGGNSIPCAPYATFGTRELSEYVAVALKNRKATLLQHHGLIACEENLEKALWLAHEVEVLAQLYLSTLAITDPVPVLDDEAIAIVLEKFKTYGLRIEE, translated from the coding sequence ATGGAACGAAATAAACTGGCTCGGCAGATTATTGATACCTGCCTGGAAATGACTCGCCTGGGGTTGAATCAGGGTACGGCTGGCAACGTTAGCGTCCGCTATCAGGGCGGTATGCTGATTACGCCAACGGGAATTCCCTATGAAAAATTGACCGAGTCGCACATTGTTTACATTGATGCCAACGGTCAGCATGAACAGGGAAAACTGCCCTCCAGCGAATGGCGTTTTCATATGGCCGCCTATCAGACGCGCCCGGATGCCCATGCGGTGGTCCATAACCATGCGGTGCACTGTACCGCCGTTTCTATCCTCAACCGTCCTATCCCGGCCATCCATTACATGATTGCGGCTGCCGGGGGGAATTCTATTCCCTGTGCGCCGTATGCCACGTTTGGCACGCGTGAACTGTCCGAGTATGTGGCCGTTGCGCTTAAAAATCGCAAAGCGACGCTATTGCAGCATCATGGCCTGATCGCCTGCGAAGAGAATCTGGAAAAAGCGCTGTGGCTGGCCCATGAGGTTGAGGTTCTGGCTCAGCTGTACCTCAGCACGCTGGCTATTACCGATCCGGTGCCGGTGCTGGATGATGAAGCCATCGCCATTGTGCTGGAAAAATTCAAAACCTATGGCTTGCGTATTGAAGAGTGA
- the fucO gene encoding lactaldehyde reductase, with the protein MANRMILNETAWFGRGAVAALTDEVARRGYHKALIVTDKTLVECGVVANVTGKMTAAGLAWEIYDGVIPNPTIRVVKEGLKAFEQSGADYLVAIGGGSPQDTCKAIGIISNNPEFADVRSLEGLSPTRQPSVPVMAIPTTAGTAAEVTINYVITDEEKRRKFVCVDPHDIPQVAFIDADMMDGMPPALKAATGVDALTHAIEGYITRGAWALTDALHIKAIEMIAGALRGSVAGERSAGETIALGQYVAGMGFSNVGLGLVHGMAHPLGAFYNTPHGVANAILLPHVMRYNAEHTGEKFRDIARAMGEKVESLNLAQARNAAVDAVFALNRDVGIPLYLRDVGVRKEDIPALAQAAFDDVCTGGNPREASIADIVGLYQAAW; encoded by the coding sequence ATGGCAAACAGAATGATTTTGAACGAAACGGCCTGGTTTGGTCGTGGCGCGGTAGCGGCGTTAACCGATGAGGTGGCGCGTCGCGGCTATCATAAGGCATTGATTGTCACTGATAAAACGCTGGTGGAATGCGGCGTGGTGGCAAATGTGACGGGCAAAATGACGGCAGCGGGGCTGGCGTGGGAAATATACGATGGCGTGATCCCTAACCCGACGATCCGCGTCGTAAAGGAGGGGCTGAAGGCCTTTGAACAGAGTGGGGCTGATTATCTGGTTGCGATTGGCGGGGGCTCACCTCAGGACACCTGTAAAGCCATCGGTATCATCAGCAATAACCCGGAGTTTGCGGATGTTCGCAGCCTTGAAGGATTGTCACCAACGCGTCAGCCCAGCGTTCCGGTGATGGCCATTCCAACGACGGCAGGCACGGCGGCGGAAGTGACCATTAACTACGTCATCACCGATGAGGAGAAACGGCGGAAATTTGTCTGTGTCGATCCGCACGATATTCCGCAGGTTGCGTTTATTGATGCCGATATGATGGACGGCATGCCGCCAGCGCTGAAGGCAGCAACCGGCGTTGATGCGTTGACGCATGCCATTGAGGGGTATATCACCCGCGGCGCGTGGGCGTTAACCGATGCACTGCATATTAAAGCCATCGAGATGATTGCGGGCGCGCTGCGGGGCTCTGTTGCCGGTGAACGCAGCGCCGGGGAAACGATAGCGCTGGGGCAGTACGTAGCCGGAATGGGGTTTTCCAACGTGGGTCTGGGGCTGGTTCACGGGATGGCTCATCCGCTGGGGGCTTTCTACAACACGCCGCACGGTGTGGCCAATGCTATTTTGCTCCCGCATGTCATGCGCTATAACGCCGAGCATACCGGCGAGAAGTTTCGTGATATTGCGCGAGCGATGGGGGAGAAGGTTGAATCGCTGAACCTGGCGCAGGCGCGTAATGCTGCCGTTGATGCGGTATTTGCGCTTAACCGCGATGTTGGGATCCCGCTGTATTTACGCGATGTTGGCGTGCGTAAAGAGGATATTCCGGCGCTGGCGCAAGCCGCCTTTGACGATGTCTGTACGGGAGGGAACCCCCGCGAGGCGAGTATTGCGGATATCGTCGGGTTGTATCAGGCGGCATGGTGA